CGAGCAGGTGTCCCTGTCCCGCGAAGACGGTGACGTGTTCCTGGCCAGTGTGGTGGGTCTTGGTGCCATGGGCATCGTGACAGGCCTGGAACTGTCCGTCCGGCCCAGCTACCGGATGCGGCAGCGGGTTCTGGAAAATCTCCCGTGGGAGAGTGCCCTGGAGAACTTCACCGCCATCGCCTCTGCCGCATACAGCGTCAGCCTCTTTACCGACTATGCCGGGGACACCGTCAGCCAGGTCTGGCTGAAAGCGCTTGATTCCGAGCCGGCCCTCACTGACCTCTTTGGCGCCACACCGGCCGTGGAGGCGCGGCACCCCCTCCCCGGAATGTCAGCCGAGAACTGCACCCCGCAACTGGACGAAGCCGGTTTGTGGCTGGACCGCCTGCCGCATTTCCGGCACGAGTTCACTCCGAGCAACGGCGAAGAACTGCAGAGCGAATTCATCCTGCCGCTGGAACACGCACCGGCGGCGTTGCAGGCAGTCCGCACCTTGGCGGACAAGGTGGCGCCCCTCCTGTTTGTCTCGGAGATCCGTACGGGCGCGGCGGATGAGTTCTGGCTCAGTCCGTTCTACCGCCAGCAGAGCGTTGCCCTGCATTTCACCTGGAAGCCGTTGCAGGCCCAGGTGGAAGCTGTCC
Above is a window of Arthrobacter pascens DNA encoding:
- a CDS encoding D-arabinono-1,4-lactone oxidase, producing MQNWAGNLHYSSAEVRRPRSVDELAGIVSAAGRVKALGSRHSFNRVGDTDGVHVLLDGLPQEIELDSERQTVRVSGGISYGVLCRRLEESGVAIHNLASLPHISVAGAIQTGTHGSGVDNTSLAGAVERIELVRPSGEQVSLSREDGDVFLASVVGLGAMGIVTGLELSVRPSYRMRQRVLENLPWESALENFTAIASAAYSVSLFTDYAGDTVSQVWLKALDSEPALTDLFGATPAVEARHPLPGMSAENCTPQLDEAGLWLDRLPHFRHEFTPSNGEELQSEFILPLEHAPAALQAVRTLADKVAPLLFVSEIRTGAADEFWLSPFYRQQSVALHFTWKPLQAQVEAVLPEIEDLLRPFGARPHWGKLFTPASHDWESLYPRFAAFRSLASAYDPDGKFRNGLLDSILGVPAASAR